The genomic DNA TGCTTTCCAGCGTTTTCCCGATTCGATCAGGGATTCGATCAGATCTTCAATGTAGCCTTCTGTCCCCTTGTCTCTCACGGTCAATAACAGCGATGGGAGACGATGATCCCGATGAGTGAGAAACGACACCCCCTTCAGCACATCATGGATCCATAGCCCGACCTTATCTTCTCTTCCCGTCTTGAGTACCAAGTCCCTGATCATCTTCAAACTGGTTTGTACTTTTCCATATACGGTTTCTTCATAGTCATGGATCAAGCTGATCACCTCAGAAAGATCGCCTACCCGTATTGACCGTTTGACTCTGCTCATCCCTTCACCTCCACATAAAAAAACTGATGCTTTCAGAGAATGAAAAGCATCAGCTTTGATCCTTACAGTACTTCAAAGTACTCTTTGTAAAATCCGCCCATCTTACCGCTTTCGTCGATGACGAAGTAGTAATCTTCGGATTCATTTTTTAAGTCGTATACTTTCCCTGGAACCAATACATGTTCCACTGTATATTTTGCCGCATTCGTATGTAGGCACTTCACTTTTCTTCCTGTTTCATTCCCGGTCCATGTATGATGGATCATTGTTGTATCCCCTTCCTGATCTTGACTATGTTACTAGTATAGTCTTATCTTCTTCTGAGTTCAATACTCCAGGAAGAAACCTTGCCGTCCGCTTTACACGGCCTACAATTAGGATGGCGATGATTCGGTCACATATATCTTCGTACAGAAATCGTGGACCTCAAGACGATGTCATACAGATGGACCGCAGCAACAGACATTGCAGTAGTCAGCATTTCAGCATCACGCACTCAGGCAGGATCCCGATTCAACGTCGGTATCTTCTGAAGCATGGCATGAAGACGTTTTTCGTCCATTCCAAGTCCCAAGAGCTGATCTTGCAGTCTACGATGATAGCTGTCGCTTACATAAGGATGGCTTCCCCTCAGGATCTCAAGGGCGTAATGTTCCGGCGGAAGGGTTTCAGGTGATTTCCGTTTCACGATGAACGTAAGGACATTGTTATGTACCCTTCCATCAATCATCACATCAAGGAAAGCCGGGCGGTACCATCCGGGGAGAACCCCTTCCCTTTCAAATAGGTAGTCGACGGCTTCCTGATTGACTCGATAGACCACGCCTTCCATCGCCTCTCCAGGAACTTCCGTGATATCCCCCCTGCCCCCGTCATCGACGACAAAAGAGTAATCCATTCTGAAATCTTGTACAATTCCAGCTCCAAGGCAGTCCTGAAAGTGGACGTGGACCCCTGCTTTTCTGAACCGTTCCTCGTCCATACAGGATCCGTAGGCGAAATATAGGATGTCGGACGGCCTGTGTGCGAGGAAATTCTTTACTTTCCAATCACCCGAAGGAATCGTTGAACCCTGTACGTGTTCTGATGCTGCTGTAAATACGGTAGCCACATAGCTTCCGTGGTCGGTATAAACGGTTGCTTCCTTCTTGATGGCCTTGGCCGGGATCGCTTCTTTCGTCTTATTGAGCTGATCGATGACGGAAGGGTCGACCTCATACAATTCGCCGTACACCTTCTCCCTTCCGTCCTTCATGACCGGGTGTCCCTCCACTGATTCAAGGAGTATCCCATCGACGTACGCTTGATGTGAAATGGTTCGGGGATTTTGTAAAAGCGCATGATGGCGTTCATGCTTTCTTAAGTTTCCATAAACGAATACGAGCATAGAAATTCCTCCACGGATTGAATTCATTATAATCTGCTTCTTCATGATATCACAGAAACAGGGCAATGGAGTCCCGTAAGACGACCCAATGCCCTTACCCACAAAAGAAAGCGATTACATTTTATTCGTGTGCGAAATGGCCTTCTCACCCATTTCCCGCAAACGGAATTTCTGTATTTTCCCTGACGCTGTCATGGGATACGAATCAATGAACTCAATGAATTTCGGCACTTTGAACCGAGAAATCTTCCCTTTGCAAAAATCGCGGATTTCCTCTGATGTGCAGGATTGACCCGGCTTGAGGATCACCCATGCAATCACTTCTTCTCCAAACGTTTCATCCGGTACACCGGTGACCTGTACGTCGAGGATCTTTGGATGGGAGTATAGAAACTCTTCGATTTCCCTTGGATAAATATTTTCACCGCCCCTGATGATCATATCTTTGAGTCTTCCCGTGATCCTGCAGTACCCTTCTTCATCCATGACGGCCAAATCTCCAGTGTGGAGCCATCCTTCTTCGTCGATGGCCAGGGAGGTCGCCTGTTCATTTTTGTAATATCCCTTCATCACGTGGTAACCGCGTGTGCACAGTTCCCCCTGTTGACCATGACCAAGGGATTCTCCTGTGGCAGGATCGATGACTTTCACTTCGACATCGGGAAGGGCCCGGCCGACCGTCTCCACCTTCACATTCAATGGATCATCCGTCCGGGTCTGTGTGATGACCGGGGAAGACTCCGTTTGGCCATAAGCGATGGTGATTTCTTCAGCTCCCATCCGCTCCATTACCCCCTTCATCACCTCCACCGGACAATTGCTTCCTGCCATGATACCGGTTCTGAGCGTTGAAAGATCATATTCGTTGAACTCTGGGAGGTTCAACTCAGCAATGAACATCGTCGGAACCCCGTGTAACGCTGTACACCGTTCAGATTCCACTGTGCGGAGGACTTCTGATGGATTGAATTCCTGCACGGGTATCATCGCGGCCCCTACGGAAGCACATGCCATCGTTCCAAGCACACAACCGAAACAGTGAAAAAATGGAACCGGGATGCATAATCGATCCTTTTCAGTCAGATCCATGCACCTTGCGATATTGTATCCATTATTCACAATGTTGGAGTGGGTGAGCATCACTCCTTTAGGAAACCCTGTAGTACCGGAAGTATACTGCATATTGATCACATCATCAGGTTTGCACTCGGCCATCCGTGCGTTCAGCCGTTCGTCGCCCTCCCCTTCTCCGAGCTTCATGATATCGTCCCAGGAATAGGTACCGGGATAGCGCTGATCGCCGAGGACGATGACATTCTTCAACTTCGGCAGCGTAGCGCTTTCCAGCTGACCTGGTACTGAAGTTTTGAGTTCCGGGCAAATATCATAGAGCATCTCGATATAAGAGGTTGTTCGGTAACCTTCCATCAGTATGATGGAGCTGCTATCCGACTGGTCCAGCAGGTACTTCAGTTCCTCCCTTTGATAATTGGTATTCACCGTGACCAGGACAGCCCCCATCTTCCCGGTGGAAAACTGACTGATAAGCCACTCAGGGGTGTTTGTCGCCCAGATGGCCATATGATCTCCTTTATTGATGCCAAGTTCCATGAATCCTTTTGCTGCTTGACGGCAAAGTTCGTCAAAGCGGGAATAGCTCCATCTCAACCCCCTGTCCGCATAAACCACCGCATCCCGTTCCGGGAAAAGTGCCGCCTTTTCTTCCAGAAGTGTCCCGATTGTTTTCGTTAAAACCGCCACATACAACCCCTCCCCAATATGTACATACTGTTCTTACGTGAGTAATATTATCATAAAAATTAGAATTTTCAAACATAAAAGGAAGGAAGCCCATCTTTTACTCTAACGACTCTACGTGCTTACCACTGAATATCGGGATCACACCCTTACCCCAAATCCATCTGGTTTAAACACATTTCAACAATTCGTGCCAAAACCCGACTTAAGTTGTATTTTCAAAATACCCCTTTTCAAACACGGTGAATGTATGTAGAATAAATAGAAAATATAGAACATTCTATATTTTAAACATTTCCTGGGAGGTTGCTCATGAAAATCTTAAGTAATGAACAGTTGGTCGCAGCGTATCGGAATGCTGAAAAGCAGGGGAATGATCAGGATTGGATTATGCTCCTGAAGAAAGAAATTCGAAACCGTGGACTGAGGCCTTTTAGGAAATCGTGATGAGACGTTGAATGGGAAGGGTGAAGACAAATTTGTCTTCACCTTTTATTTTTGTGAAGGGGACCTGCCTTTACTTGCTTTCTTCCATTGTTCTTCCTCGATGATTCCAAGCTTATGAAACAAATAAGAATAGTAGTATACCTTTTTCTTCACTTTCATCACCTCTTTTTCCCTTGACCAAAAATATTGGGTTTAATCATATTTTATGCATTTATACAAGGTTTAGTGCAAAAAAAATCCGATGCCCCCCTGGGGCACCGGCAATACATTCATCCATTCAGTTAAAAATCAGGATCAGCCTTCAAGAAGAAGATCTTCAGGATTTTCAAGCAGTTCCTTCACCATGGCAAGGAAGCCTACTGCTTCTTTGCCATCTATGATTCTATGATCATAGGATAGGGCCACGTACATCATCGGACGGTTTTCCATTGTATCCTTGTCGATTGCCATCGGACGCAACTGGATCTTGTGCATTCCTAGAATCCCTACTTGAGGTCCATTCAGGATCGGAGTGGAAAGAAGTGATCCGAAGACACCGCCATTGGTGATGGTGAAAGATCCACCTTGGAGATCGGCAAGGGCAAGCTTGTTTTTCCTTGCTTTGGTTGCAAGCTCCATGATTTCCCCTTCGATTTCGGCAAAGTTTTTGCGCTCACAGTCACGGACCACCGGAACGACCAGTCCATCTTCAGTCGAGACGGCAACACCGACATCATAGAACTTTTTGAGTACGATTTCATCTCCATCGATTTCAGCATTCACGTATGGATACTTTTTAAGGGCAGCAACAACCGCTTTTGTGAAGAAGCTCATGAATCCGAGTCTTACATCGTGGTCTTCAAAGAATTTGTCCTTTTTGCGCTTTCTGAGCTCCATTACAGCCGTCATATCGATTTCGTTAAATGTCGTGAGCATGGCAGCCGTCTGCTGGACTTCAACAAGCCTCTTAGCAATGGTCTGGCGGCGGCGTGACATTTTTTCGCGCTCAACCGGTTTACCATTATCGGATTTAGGCGCTTTTTTAGCTTCTGGCGCTGGCTTGGCCGGAGCTGAAGCAGGCTTGTTTCCATAGGCTTCGATATCCTGCTTGCGCACCCTTCCAAGAGGATCGGTCGGCACGTCGGAAAGATCGATCCCTTTTTCCCTAGCGAGCTTGCGTGCAGCAGGCGAAGCAATCGGACGATTTTTCTTTTCGGCTGCAGCAGGCTCTTCTTTGGCCGGTTCCTGCTTTTGTTCCTTCTGTTCAGGAGCTTCGGCTTTCTCCTCCGCTTTTTCCTCGGATGGGGCCGGGGCTTCCCCGCCTTCACCGACGACAGCGATGACTTGGCCAACCTCAACGGTATCTCCTTCTTCGGCTTTCAGTTCTTGGATCGTTCCCGCTTCTTCAGAGATGACTTCCACGTTTACTTTATCGGTTTCCAACTCTACGATATATTCGCCTTTTTCCACGTAATCGCCCGGCTGTTTCAGCCACTGGGCGATCGTACCTTCTGTAATGGATTCTGCTAATTCTGGAACTTTTATTTCTGCCACTGTGATGTCCTCCTCTTTCTTATCGGGTTAACGCTTCGTTCAGGATACGTGATTGTTCTTTTTTGTGTACGGTCGCTTCCCCTTCAGAAGGACTTGACCGCCTTCTTCTGCCGACATAATGAACACTTACTCCATCAGGTGCAAGTTCCCTCAGGCGCGGTTCTGCGAATGACCATGCCCCCATATTCTTCGGTTCCTCTTGAATCCAGACAATTTCTTTCAGATTCGGGTATCTGTCCAGAATGGCAGCGATCTCCTGATTCGGGAATGGATACACTTCCTCCACACGAAGGATATGAAGCCAATCCAGACCTTCCATTTCTCCAAGTTTTTCTTCAAGATCAATGGTGATTTTACCACTTCCGAGGATGATGCGCTCTACGGCTTCGTGATTTTCACCCGTTCCCTTTTGTTCGAGGACGGAATGGAACTCCCCTCCGGCTAATTCTTCTGCTGTAACGGACGCATGTTGATTCCTGAGCAGGCTCTTCGGTGTCATGACCACAAGCGGCCTTACCTCTTCTTTCTGGAGGATGGCTGCCTGCCTTCTCAACAGGTGGAAGTACTGACCCGAAGTCGAACAGTTCGCAACGGTCCAGTTATACTCACCGCCCAGCTGGAGGAAACGTTCCATACGTGCGCTGGAATGCTCCGGCCCCTGCCCTTCATAGGCATGCGGGAGAAGCAGGACCAGCCCCGATTTTTGTCCCCATTTAGCACGGCCAGCGGAGATGAATTGATCGAACATCACCTGTGCCATGTTGGAGAAGTCCCCGAACTGTGCCTCCCATAGAACCAGGGTTTCCGGGGCAAATACGTTATAACCGTACTCGTATCCGACAACGGCCGTCTCGGTAAGCGGGCTGTTGTGAACAACGAATGAAGCATGTGTATCTTTCAGGTTATGAAGGGGGATGTACTCTTCACCCGACTGCTCATCATGAAGAACCAGATGACGCTGGGCAAACGTTCCCCTTTCAGAATCCTGACCGGTAAGGCGGATCGGCGTCCCATCCTTCAGGATGCTTGCAAATGCAAGGGTCTCTGCATGGGCCCAATCGATCTTCCCTTTCCCTTCAAAGGCGAGGCCTCTCCGCTGAAGGATTTTACCAAGCTTCTTGAAGACATTGAATCCTTCCGGCCACTGAAGCATTTCATCGTTCAAGCCTTTCATGGTGGCAAGATCGACCGACGTTTTGATCTCAGGCAGGCCATTTGCAACATCTTCAGGCGGAGCGAGGACCGTGTCGGGATCATCATCTTTTGCCGGGACCTTATCATAGGCAGCCTTCAGCATGTCTTCGATTTCTTTATCCATTGCAGCGATTTCGTCTTTATTGACGATTCCTTCGGAAAGCAATTTTTCTGCGAAGAGTTCCTTTACATTCGGATGTTTGTGGATGATCTTGTACATTAACGGATTCGTGACCATTGGCTCATCCATCTCATTGTGTCCGAAGCGGCGGTACCCGATCAGGTCGATAACAAAATCCTTACCGAACGTTTTACGGTATTCATACGCTAGGACCGCTGCCGTCAGGCATGCTTCCGGATCATCGGCATTAACATGGACGATCGGCACCTCGAAGCCCTTTGCCGTATCGGATGCGTATTTCGTCGATCTGGAATCCCTGCTTTCCGTTGTAAATCCGATCATGTTATTGGCGATCAGATGAATCGATCCTCCTGTACCGTACCCGCGGAGCCTGCTCATGTTGAGCGTTTCGGCCACGACACCCTGACCAGGGAATGCAGCATCACCATGGATCATGATGGCATAGGACGTTTCAGGGGATTGTTCCGGATACCCCTTATCTTCCCTCGTCTCCTGTGCTGCCCTTGTGTAACCGGCAACGATTGGGCTCACCACTTCAAGGTGACTCGGATTATTGGCAAGCGTCACCCTCGCGCGGGCTGTGGGAAGCTGACGAGGTGATATTTCTCGGTCTGCCCCAAGATGGTATTTCACATCACCGGTCCATCCGAATGTGATGCCGATAGAACCTTCTGATGGGATGAGGTCTTTACTTGGTGCGTGCTGGAACTCAGCGAAGATCATTTCATACGGTTTTCCGACTACATGGGCGAGGACGTTCAGGCGACCTCGGTGAGCCATGCCGATATTGACCGTCTTGGCACCGGCCTCAACGGAGTGCCGTACCATCTCGTCAAGAAGGGGAACCATCGTATCAAGACCCTCGATTGAAAAGCGCTTCTGCCCGACAAAGGTGCGGTGGATGAATTTTTCGAACCCGTCCACTTCGGCAAGCCTTCTTAAAAGGAGCAGCTTCTGATCTTTTGTCAATTTCGGGAAGAATTGACCAGACTCGATTTTCTCGCGCAGCCAGTTCTTTTCTTCGAGCTCGTGCACATGTGCGTATTCATAGGCAAGTTTTTTCGTATACACCTTCTTCAGGTGTTTGATGGCCAGCAGTCCGTCCGTGACATGTTCCGGTGCATTCGGGCATAGGAAATCAACCGGTATCTTCTTAAGATCCTCTTCGGTCAGGTCGAATTCGGAAAGATCAATTCTTCTCGTATCCTTCTCCCGATCGTTTAGAGGGTTGATATCGGCTGCCAGATGGCCATATGTACGGATGTTGTCGGCCAATTTGACGGCCGCCACCATCTTGCTCAGTTCTGTCGGCTGCGCCGGCAGGGAAAACGAAGCGTCAGCTGATTGGGCATCTGCCAGGACTTGTACGTCTTCAGCTTTCGGGGGCCCCATTGATCAAAAAGTTCTTTCAGCTCGGGATCTACTGCATCGGGATCCTGCAGATATTCTTCATACACTTCGATCACATAGCCAAGATTGGGTCCATAAAACGATTGCCATGGTCCACCTTGATTGGTCGATTGCTTTTTCATCGTGAAAAACCTCCAACTGATTTGCCACTTAGTATTATTTGGATATCATGTATTCATTCCAGTTCATATTATGGAAGAATAGTAAAATTTGTTCGTATAAAACGCTTACAAGGATATTTTATCACTGTAAAGGACTATTATAAAGCCCTTAAATCAAATTTCTCAAAATTTTTACTCTACGATTCTGAAGGTAAGGAAATTCTTCGGAAAGGCCATCTCCCCTTTATTCCCATAATGTCATATAGTTGATGTGTCAATTAACCCATTATTCTGAAATAATTTTTTATGAAGCGCTTTCTCTCCATGCACACTTTCCATGGGGCGATAGACTTTTTTCATAAACCATCTTACTACTCTTCCTAAAAAAAACCAAACAATTTTTACTGAATATCAGCATTTTTTGAGTTTGTCAGTCTGCGAACCTTCCGCCCAGAGTTGAATAGAATGTCATAAATGAACGATCCAAGAAATGGGGTGCAACAATGTTTCCATGGAACGTATTCCCTTTTATGAAAGGGATGAAACAGAATATGAATCCTCAGGAAGTGGACTCATATGTACAGGATATGATGAAAAAGATGTTTCCGGGCGGATTCGAAAGCATGATGAATGCGAACAGCACCATGGGAGGAGCCTCTCCCCAGCAGTCTGCCCATCAAAGCGGCGAGGACGGAAGCATCCCAGCACATGTATTCGAATCCTTCGATGATGTATATGTACGATTTGAATTAAAAGATGAAGGGCTGATGAAGAAGGTGAAAATTTATCATACTTCCAATCAGGCGATCATTGAAAATATCCCCTCCCAGGGCGATCGCCAAGTCCTGACGCTCCCTTGTCTCGTGAAGAAAAAAGGGGCCTCTGCCCACTTTCGCGACGGCATCCTGGAGGTGAAAATCCCCAAAAGCACGGATATGCAGTTTACAGAAATAGACGTCTCAGATCGATACTGAGACGTCCACAGTTAGGCCCTATTTAATTTGATGCGGATAACGGTTCCCACCGGGTTGTTCAGGTCGGCTTCAATAGCCCCTCCGTAGTTTTGAATCAGCTTGGAGGCAATCGCAAGTCCCAAGCCATATCCACCCTTCTCCCGGCTCCTTGCTTTATCCACCCTGTAGAACCGGTCAAAAATTTTCGGAAGATCGCTTTCCGGTATGCCGATCCCTTCATCTCTGACCTCGATGATGACACGGTCCCCTCCATCCTTGAGGACCATTTCAATCACAGAGCCTGTATCTGAATATTTTACGGCATTATCGAAAATAATCGTCAACACCTGTTCAAGATGCCGAGGCTGCATGACAGCCTCGGTAGGGCCGGACAGGCTGTCAGTAATTCTGAAGGTGTAGTCTGTATGAAGGAACTCGAAGTCCCCCAGCACCTTGCCGGCCACCTTGCGGACATCCGCACGCACATTGTTCAAATCCTGCTTTTCACGGTCTGCCCTTGATAATTCAAGAAGCTCCCCAACCAGGCGCTTGATCCGCTCCAATTCTTCCAGTGAAACTTGTAATGATTCCTCCAAGATGGTGGGATCTTTTTTCCCCCAACGGTTCAGGAGCGAAAGGTGACCCTCCAGGACCTGGATCGGCGTCCTGAGCTCATGGGAGGCATCCTCGACAAACTGTTGCTGCTGTTGGAACGAATTTTCGATCTGACTCATCATGGAGTTGAAGATATGTGATAATTCCGTGATCTCATCAGCCGAGTCGCCGATATCCACCCTTTCATGAAATCCTTTCCTTTCAATGGATCGCATCGTTTCAGATAAATTATTCAAAGGCTTGACGAAATTACCGGCCATGATATATCCGATGAGTGCACTGATAAGCAGGGCACCAATTCCGATGATGGACATCATCCAGAAAAGATTTCTCATGACGGTTTCGTACCGGTTCAGCGGCTGGATGATTTCTACATACCCATTGAACTCGCTGGAACGGATCGGCGACCTTCCGATGAGCATCTTCTTGTTTTCGGATTCGATGAGATTGACAGATTTGCCTCTGACCGGCTCGAATGGGACATAGAATGACGTATCACTTTCACCCCGGATCTCTAGGACCTGATTCCCCTCT from Rossellomorea marisflavi includes the following:
- a CDS encoding DUF6501 family protein → MIHHTWTGNETGRKVKCLHTNAAKYTVEHVLVPGKVYDLKNESEDYYFVIDESGKMGGFYKEYFEVL
- a CDS encoding gamma-glutamylcyclotransferase — its product is MLVFVYGNLRKHERHHALLQNPRTISHQAYVDGILLESVEGHPVMKDGREKVYGELYEVDPSVIDQLNKTKEAIPAKAIKKEATVYTDHGSYVATVFTAASEHVQGSTIPSGDWKVKNFLAHRPSDILYFAYGSCMDEERFRKAGVHVHFQDCLGAGIVQDFRMDYSFVVDDGGRGDITEVPGEAMEGVVYRVNQEAVDYLFEREGVLPGWYRPAFLDVMIDGRVHNNVLTFIVKRKSPETLPPEHYALEILRGSHPYVSDSYHRRLQDQLLGLGMDEKRLHAMLQKIPTLNRDPA
- a CDS encoding AMP-binding protein, with translation MYVAVLTKTIGTLLEEKAALFPERDAVVYADRGLRWSYSRFDELCRQAAKGFMELGINKGDHMAIWATNTPEWLISQFSTGKMGAVLVTVNTNYQREELKYLLDQSDSSSIILMEGYRTTSYIEMLYDICPELKTSVPGQLESATLPKLKNVIVLGDQRYPGTYSWDDIMKLGEGEGDERLNARMAECKPDDVINMQYTSGTTGFPKGVMLTHSNIVNNGYNIARCMDLTEKDRLCIPVPFFHCFGCVLGTMACASVGAAMIPVQEFNPSEVLRTVESERCTALHGVPTMFIAELNLPEFNEYDLSTLRTGIMAGSNCPVEVMKGVMERMGAEEITIAYGQTESSPVITQTRTDDPLNVKVETVGRALPDVEVKVIDPATGESLGHGQQGELCTRGYHVMKGYYKNEQATSLAIDEEGWLHTGDLAVMDEEGYCRITGRLKDMIIRGGENIYPREIEEFLYSHPKILDVQVTGVPDETFGEEVIAWVILKPGQSCTSEEIRDFCKGKISRFKVPKFIEFIDSYPMTASGKIQKFRLREMGEKAISHTNKM
- the sda gene encoding sporulation histidine kinase inhibitor Sda, which produces MKILSNEQLVAAYRNAEKQGNDQDWIMLLKKEIRNRGLRPFRKS
- the odhB gene encoding 2-oxoglutarate dehydrogenase complex dihydrolipoyllysine-residue succinyltransferase, yielding MAEIKVPELAESITEGTIAQWLKQPGDYVEKGEYIVELETDKVNVEVISEEAGTIQELKAEEGDTVEVGQVIAVVGEGGEAPAPSEEKAEEKAEAPEQKEQKQEPAKEEPAAAEKKNRPIASPAARKLAREKGIDLSDVPTDPLGRVRKQDIEAYGNKPASAPAKPAPEAKKAPKSDNGKPVEREKMSRRRQTIAKRLVEVQQTAAMLTTFNEIDMTAVMELRKRKKDKFFEDHDVRLGFMSFFTKAVVAALKKYPYVNAEIDGDEIVLKKFYDVGVAVSTEDGLVVPVVRDCERKNFAEIEGEIMELATKARKNKLALADLQGGSFTITNGGVFGSLLSTPILNGPQVGILGMHKIQLRPMAIDKDTMENRPMMYVALSYDHRIIDGKEAVGFLAMVKELLENPEDLLLEG
- a CDS encoding Hsp20/alpha crystallin family protein, translated to MKGMKQNMNPQEVDSYVQDMMKKMFPGGFESMMNANSTMGGASPQQSAHQSGEDGSIPAHVFESFDDVYVRFELKDEGLMKKVKIYHTSNQAIIENIPSQGDRQVLTLPCLVKKKGASAHFRDGILEVKIPKSTDMQFTEIDVSDRY
- a CDS encoding HAMP domain-containing sensor histidine kinase codes for the protein MNKLVYRFKHTSLKVKWALAAGSAIFLAFFLFSFFQYHAIDKWLINEEENSFGRVLDEITVFFKQRGPNIQKQDIFDSQDLMKQIAEKDQTIRILDTEGNQVLEIRGESDTSFYVPFEPVRGKSVNLIESENKKMLIGRSPIRSSEFNGYVEIIQPLNRYETVMRNLFWMMSIIGIGALLISALIGYIMAGNFVKPLNNLSETMRSIERKGFHERVDIGDSADEITELSHIFNSMMSQIENSFQQQQQFVEDASHELRTPIQVLEGHLSLLNRWGKKDPTILEESLQVSLEELERIKRLVGELLELSRADREKQDLNNVRADVRKVAGKVLGDFEFLHTDYTFRITDSLSGPTEAVMQPRHLEQVLTIIFDNAVKYSDTGSVIEMVLKDGGDRVIIEVRDEGIGIPESDLPKIFDRFYRVDKARSREKGGYGLGLAIASKLIQNYGGAIEADLNNPVGTVIRIKLNRA